In Desulfuromonas acetexigens, the following proteins share a genomic window:
- the accB gene encoding acetyl-CoA carboxylase biotin carboxyl carrier protein: MDIKDLKVLIKMVTETDITEFEMENADEKIVIKRGKETEIVQMAAPQQYLAQPVMAAPPVAAAAAPAAPAPAAADAAPAVSKGETITSPIVGTFYRAPSPESPSYVEVGSVVEKGQIFCIVEAMKLMNEIEAEFRCKVVEICKENAKPVEFGEPLFIVERL, encoded by the coding sequence ATGGATATCAAAGACCTTAAAGTTCTGATCAAGATGGTGACAGAGACCGACATCACCGAATTCGAAATGGAAAACGCGGACGAGAAGATCGTCATCAAGCGCGGCAAGGAAACTGAGATCGTGCAAATGGCCGCGCCCCAGCAGTACCTGGCGCAACCGGTCATGGCCGCGCCGCCGGTCGCGGCCGCAGCTGCCCCTGCCGCCCCCGCCCCTGCGGCGGCTGACGCTGCCCCGGCCGTCAGCAAGGGAGAAACCATCACTTCGCCCATCGTCGGTACCTTCTACCGGGCGCCTTCTCCTGAATCCCCCTCTTATGTCGAAGTCGGTTCGGTCGTCGAGAAGGGGCAGATTTTCTGCATCGTCGAAGCGATGAAACTGATGAATGAAATTGAAGCCGAGTTCCGCTGCAAGGTTGTGGAAATCTGCAAGGAAAATGCGAAGCCGGTCGAATTCGGTGAGCCGCTCTTCATTGTCGAGCGTCTCTAG
- a CDS encoding M24 family metallopeptidase, whose product MVNTRVIRAGEALIPLEIDGMVFTHLPNIRYLCGFTGSDGVLVVIGREAIFLTDSRYVTQAKEQVQADEIREYRSKWEGVQELLAAKGVVRAGFEAEHLSYAAVEELRGKSAENQQWVPVTGAIKALRAVKDAEEIACMEAAAALNAECFAEVLPLIRPGVVEREIALALEFAFKKRGAEEKAFDIIVASGVRGALPHGIASDKCLAEGELVTIDFGCRYRGYHSDETVTLALGQVPERLLEIHAVVLEAQRRAMAAVRPGAPLRAIDQAARDTIVERGFGDYFGHGTGHGLGLEVHEFPSVSPRSEETAEAGMVITIEPGIYIPELGGVRIEDTVQVTAEGCRRLTRIPKGL is encoded by the coding sequence ATGGTAAATACAAGGGTCATCCGTGCGGGGGAAGCGCTCATCCCACTCGAAATCGACGGGATGGTCTTCACTCATTTGCCGAACATCCGTTATCTCTGCGGTTTTACCGGCTCGGACGGGGTTCTGGTGGTGATCGGGCGGGAAGCGATCTTTCTCACCGATTCCCGTTATGTCACCCAGGCCAAGGAACAGGTCCAGGCTGATGAGATCCGGGAATATCGGAGCAAGTGGGAGGGCGTGCAGGAACTCCTCGCCGCCAAGGGCGTGGTGAGGGCCGGTTTTGAAGCGGAGCATCTGAGTTATGCCGCGGTCGAAGAGTTGCGCGGCAAGTCGGCGGAAAATCAGCAATGGGTACCCGTGACCGGGGCGATCAAAGCCCTGCGCGCGGTCAAGGATGCCGAGGAAATCGCCTGCATGGAGGCGGCAGCCGCCCTAAACGCCGAGTGTTTCGCCGAAGTTCTGCCCCTGATCCGTCCCGGGGTCGTTGAGCGTGAGATAGCCCTGGCCCTGGAGTTCGCCTTCAAGAAGCGCGGCGCCGAGGAGAAGGCTTTCGATATCATCGTCGCTTCCGGAGTGCGTGGAGCCTTGCCGCATGGCATCGCTTCGGACAAGTGTCTGGCGGAAGGGGAGTTGGTCACCATCGATTTTGGCTGCCGTTATCGCGGCTACCATTCGGATGAGACCGTTACCCTGGCCTTGGGGCAGGTGCCGGAACGCCTGCTTGAAATTCATGCCGTGGTCCTCGAAGCCCAACGTCGGGCGATGGCGGCAGTTCGACCCGGCGCGCCCTTGCGCGCCATCGACCAGGCTGCCCGCGACACCATCGTTGAACGGGGTTTCGGCGATTATTTCGGGCATGGCACCGGTCATGGCCTTGGCTTGGAAGTTCATGAATTCCCCTCGGTTTCTCCCCGCTCGGAAGAGACGGCGGAAGCCGGCATGGTGATCACTATCGAACCCGGTATCTATATCCCCGAGCTGGGTGGAGTACGCATCGAGGATACGGTACAGGTGACCGCCGAAGGCTGTCGGCGGTTGACCCGCATTCCCAAAGGCCTGTAA
- the aroQ gene encoding type II 3-dehydroquinate dehydratase — MRHKVLVLQGPNLNMLGTREPGIYGARTLDDIHAELSGLAEELGLSLEFFQSNHEGALIDRIHQAWRDGVAGLILNPGGLTHTSVSLRDALSAVAIPTVEVHLSNIHARETFRQHSYIAPVALGQICGFGPIGYELALRALSVKLKQ, encoded by the coding sequence GTGAGGCACAAGGTGCTGGTCCTGCAAGGGCCCAACCTGAATATGCTCGGGACACGGGAACCCGGCATCTATGGTGCGCGCACTCTCGACGACATCCATGCCGAACTTTCCGGATTGGCCGAGGAGTTGGGTCTGAGCCTGGAGTTTTTTCAATCCAACCACGAAGGCGCCCTCATCGACCGTATCCACCAGGCGTGGCGGGATGGGGTCGCCGGTCTCATCCTCAATCCCGGCGGGCTGACCCACACCAGCGTTTCGTTGCGGGATGCCCTTTCCGCCGTCGCGATTCCTACCGTTGAAGTCCACCTGTCCAACATTCACGCCCGTGAAACTTTCCGTCAACATTCCTACATCGCCCCGGTCGCGCTCGGCCAAATCTGCGGTTTTGGTCCTATCGGTTACGAACTGGCCCTGCGCGCTCTTTCAGTAAAATTAAAACAATAA
- a CDS encoding roadblock/LC7 domain-containing protein, whose product MFNSILHRIVDETPGGIGAVLMGYDGISIEQYFRPDAGLDLNLVAVEYANILKEIKKAAEILHLGGMEEVSIRTERFYLLVRIMTDDYFVALTLQGDGNFGKGRYLLLREAGNLKEALA is encoded by the coding sequence ATGTTTAATTCGATTCTTCATCGGATTGTCGATGAAACTCCCGGTGGTATCGGCGCGGTGTTGATGGGTTACGACGGGATTTCCATCGAGCAATATTTTCGTCCCGACGCCGGGCTCGATCTGAATCTGGTCGCTGTCGAATATGCCAACATCCTCAAAGAAATCAAAAAGGCCGCCGAAATCCTCCACCTCGGTGGGATGGAAGAGGTCAGTATTCGTACCGAACGTTTCTATCTGCTGGTACGGATCATGACCGATGATTATTTTGTCGCCCTGACCCTGCAAGGGGATGGCAATTTCGGCAAGGGGCGCTATCTGCTGCTGCGGGAAGCAGGCAACCTCAAGGAAGCCTTGGCGTGA
- a CDS encoding tetratricopeptide repeat protein: protein MPQHATPGSLLGKIAAYTELLAKDPYSTIFVPLSEAYRQMDMLDEAVAVAQQGIMDNPAFAAGYVALGSAFAAQGLEDQAIGEFEKALILDNRHLPALKELAKVKMTRQDSAGARELLEQAKAIKGNDPEVLKLVAAVAPSQLVAAAPAASPSPEPPVSTPAPSFEIDEVQETVSAPSLAGKGVEPIATATLAEIYIRQGLPQKALKVYRDLLKLEPHNDQLRQKLILLKQQIDGQEVPALGDETLLASESVEETAPAEEVLSSEDSLPAGEFLAESSPDEVSAVSPALEAEPAFSVLTEDTGTVEPGLATIRGERAVPEVLSSWLDAIRRRRAAHV, encoded by the coding sequence ATGCCCCAGCATGCCACACCGGGTTCCCTCCTCGGAAAAATCGCCGCTTATACCGAACTGCTTGCGAAAGATCCCTATTCGACGATTTTCGTCCCCTTGAGCGAAGCTTATCGGCAGATGGATATGCTCGATGAGGCGGTCGCGGTGGCGCAGCAGGGGATTATGGACAATCCCGCCTTCGCTGCCGGTTATGTCGCCCTGGGGAGCGCTTTTGCCGCGCAAGGCCTGGAGGATCAGGCGATCGGTGAGTTTGAAAAGGCGCTGATTCTCGATAACCGTCACCTGCCGGCGCTCAAGGAACTGGCGAAAGTAAAGATGACCCGCCAGGATTCAGCCGGGGCGCGGGAGTTGCTGGAACAGGCCAAGGCGATCAAGGGGAACGATCCCGAGGTCCTCAAACTCGTCGCCGCCGTGGCCCCCTCGCAACTGGTCGCCGCCGCACCGGCAGCCTCACCATCTCCAGAGCCGCCGGTTTCGACGCCGGCCCCATCGTTCGAGATTGACGAGGTTCAGGAGACGGTTTCCGCGCCTTCCCTTGCCGGCAAAGGCGTTGAGCCGATCGCCACCGCGACCCTCGCGGAGATCTACATCCGCCAGGGGCTGCCGCAAAAGGCGCTCAAGGTCTATCGCGATCTCCTCAAGCTCGAACCCCATAACGACCAGCTGCGGCAGAAGCTTATTCTGCTCAAGCAGCAGATCGATGGGCAAGAGGTTCCGGCCTTGGGGGATGAAACGCTGTTGGCGAGCGAGTCCGTCGAAGAGACAGCGCCTGCGGAAGAGGTGCTCTCCTCCGAAGACTCTTTACCGGCCGGCGAGTTTCTCGCGGAGTCTTCGCCGGATGAAGTGTCGGCGGTTTCGCCGGCGCTGGAAGCGGAACCCGCTTTCTCCGTGCTGACGGAAGATACCGGCACGGTCGAGCCAGGATTGGCCACCATTCGGGGTGAGCGTGCCGTTCCTGAGGTTTTATCCTCTTGGCTGGATGCTATTCGCAGAAGGAGGGCTGCCCATGTTTAA
- the aroB gene encoding 3-dehydroquinate synthase, which translates to MESLTVGLGERSYPIWIGEGILDRLAEALDAVAFPRRVAVVTNPTVFGHYGERVLRLLEGGGYRPTVIELPDGEQYKTLQYLEKIYDSLLTGGFDRHSGLLALGGGVIGDMTGFAAATYVRGIPFAQIPTTLLSQVDSSVGGKTAVNHPLGKNMIGAFYQPRHVHIDVATLKTLPAREFAAGMAEVIKYGVIRDREFFAWLAKHRTELLELRPDALIYAVKSSCQIKADVVEEDEKESSVRAILNFGHTFGHAVETLSGYGAYSHGEAVAIGMGVAAELSRLLGFGSEADVDQIRSLMSGFDLPLDPPAHSLDAYLAAMGRDKKVHDGKLRFVLNHGIGDCGLHDIAEPQRLFSQILSQTR; encoded by the coding sequence ATGGAATCTTTGACGGTAGGCCTTGGTGAACGCAGCTACCCGATCTGGATCGGCGAAGGTATCCTCGATCGTTTGGCCGAGGCGCTCGATGCCGTAGCCTTTCCCCGGCGGGTGGCCGTCGTCACCAATCCGACGGTTTTCGGCCACTACGGCGAGCGGGTTTTGCGCCTCCTCGAAGGGGGCGGCTATCGTCCCACGGTGATCGAACTCCCCGATGGCGAGCAGTACAAAACCCTGCAGTATCTGGAAAAGATCTATGATAGCCTGCTCACTGGCGGGTTTGACCGGCACAGCGGCCTCTTGGCCCTGGGGGGCGGGGTGATCGGCGATATGACCGGTTTCGCCGCCGCCACCTACGTGCGCGGCATTCCCTTCGCCCAGATCCCCACGACCCTGCTTTCCCAGGTCGACAGTTCCGTCGGCGGAAAGACGGCGGTCAACCATCCCCTGGGGAAGAACATGATCGGCGCCTTTTACCAGCCCCGGCATGTGCATATCGATGTGGCGACCTTGAAAACCCTCCCTGCTCGGGAGTTCGCGGCGGGCATGGCCGAAGTGATTAAGTATGGTGTGATCAGGGATCGGGAGTTCTTTGCCTGGTTGGCTAAGCATCGGACAGAACTGCTGGAATTGCGCCCGGATGCGCTGATTTACGCGGTAAAGAGCTCTTGCCAAATTAAGGCGGATGTTGTAGAAGAGGATGAAAAAGAAAGCTCCGTAAGGGCGATTCTCAATTTCGGACACACCTTCGGCCACGCGGTCGAGACCCTTTCCGGCTATGGTGCTTACTCCCACGGTGAGGCGGTGGCCATCGGTATGGGCGTCGCCGCCGAGCTTTCCCGGCTGCTCGGTTTCGGTTCGGAAGCGGATGTCGATCAAATCCGTTCGCTCATGTCCGGCTTCGACCTGCCGCTCGATCCGCCGGCGCACTCGCTTGACGCCTATCTCGCCGCCATGGGTCGGGATAAAAAGGTTCACGACGGCAAGCTGCGCTTCGTCTTGAATCACGGCATCGGCGATTGCGGACTGCACGATATTGCCGAGCCACAACGTCTCTTTTCCCAAATCCTTTCTCAAACCAGGTGA
- a CDS encoding shikimate kinase: protein MSNPCKNGIVLIGFMGAGKSTVAAELGHSCRLPVIDLDQEIERRSGRTIPEIFEHSGEEAFRQSETEALRGLLDQAPLILATGGGVTGRAENWPLLRRLGRVVYLRVSWETVLLRIGSGQGRPLARDRVRLQALFEQRLPLYEEADLVIDGEGGTPASIARDILRKLYWEKA, encoded by the coding sequence ATGTCCAATCCCTGTAAAAACGGCATCGTCCTCATCGGCTTTATGGGCGCCGGCAAAAGTACGGTGGCGGCCGAGTTGGGACATTCCTGCCGGCTACCGGTGATCGATCTCGACCAGGAAATCGAACGTCGCAGTGGCCGGACCATCCCCGAAATTTTTGAGCATTCCGGAGAAGAGGCTTTTCGCCAGAGCGAAACCGAGGCGCTGCGCGGTCTGCTTGATCAAGCGCCGCTGATTCTGGCGACGGGGGGCGGGGTGACCGGCCGCGCCGAAAACTGGCCCCTCTTGCGCCGCCTCGGTCGCGTAGTCTATTTGCGGGTTTCCTGGGAGACCGTCCTGCTTCGCATCGGCTCCGGCCAGGGCCGGCCTCTGGCCAGGGATCGCGTGCGCTTGCAGGCTCTTTTTGAACAGCGCTTGCCTCTTTACGAAGAGGCCGATCTGGTCATCGACGGGGAAGGGGGGACGCCCGCGTCCATCGCCCGGGACATTTTGCGCAAGCTCTATTGGGAGAAGGCATAG
- the aroC gene encoding chorismate synthase, with protein MTLRYLTAGESHGPALTAIVEGLPSNIELCEEDINRHLARRQLGHGRGGRMAIEKDQVRFLSGVRWGKTLGSPVTLSIVNRDWENWEKKMSPRAEDRVEGIAIVHPRPGHADLTGMIKYRHDDARNVLERSSARETAMRVAVGALCMKFLKSLGIEVCGYVTEICGVTASTECADYRERFARAENSPCRTFDADAEKGMIAAIDEAKAAGDSLGGVVEVVVLGAPVGLGSYVHWDRRLDGRLAAAVMSIQAFKGVEIGLGFEAARRSGSQVHDEIAYGDGAFYRKSNRAGGLEGGMTNGEAIIVRGAMKPIPTLYTPLETVDVRTKQPFKATVERSDVCAVPAAAVVAEAAVAITLAEALLEKFGGDSLEEIQAHLEGHRRHVQSL; from the coding sequence ATGACTTTACGCTATTTAACCGCCGGTGAGTCTCACGGGCCGGCCTTGACCGCCATTGTTGAAGGCCTGCCCTCTAATATCGAACTGTGCGAAGAGGATATCAATCGTCATCTGGCCCGTCGCCAGTTGGGGCATGGCCGGGGTGGGCGTATGGCGATCGAGAAGGATCAGGTGCGGTTCCTTTCCGGGGTGCGCTGGGGGAAAACCCTCGGTTCGCCCGTGACCCTGTCCATCGTCAATCGTGATTGGGAAAACTGGGAGAAGAAAATGTCCCCCCGGGCCGAGGATCGGGTCGAGGGGATCGCCATCGTTCATCCCCGACCCGGTCATGCCGATCTCACCGGCATGATCAAGTATCGTCACGACGATGCCCGCAACGTGCTCGAGCGCTCCAGCGCCCGGGAGACGGCCATGCGCGTGGCGGTCGGCGCCCTTTGCATGAAGTTTCTTAAATCCCTGGGGATCGAGGTCTGTGGTTACGTCACCGAAATTTGCGGCGTGACTGCGAGTACGGAATGCGCCGACTACCGGGAACGCTTCGCCCGCGCCGAAAATTCCCCCTGCCGCACCTTCGATGCTGATGCCGAAAAAGGGATGATTGCCGCTATCGACGAGGCCAAGGCGGCCGGCGATTCCCTCGGCGGTGTGGTCGAGGTGGTGGTCCTTGGCGCGCCGGTTGGTCTGGGCAGTTATGTCCATTGGGATCGTCGCCTGGACGGGCGTCTGGCGGCGGCGGTCATGAGCATTCAGGCCTTCAAGGGAGTTGAGATCGGCCTCGGCTTCGAGGCCGCCCGCCGTTCCGGGTCGCAGGTCCATGACGAAATCGCCTATGGCGACGGCGCCTTTTACCGCAAGAGTAATCGCGCGGGGGGGCTGGAAGGGGGGATGACCAACGGCGAGGCGATCATCGTGCGCGGCGCCATGAAGCCGATCCCCACCCTCTATACGCCTTTGGAGACGGTGGATGTACGGACCAAACAACCGTTCAAGGCGACGGTAGAGCGCTCCGATGTCTGCGCCGTTCCGGCGGCGGCGGTGGTGGCCGAAGCGGCGGTGGCGATCACCCTGGCCGAGGCGCTGCTGGAGAAGTTCGGCGGCGATTCCCTGGAAGAGATTCAGGCCCATCTTGAGGGGCATCGTCGCCATGTCCAATCCCTGTAA
- the pilQ gene encoding type IV pilus secretin family protein: protein MKDFKMKKNGRRILWSFLLVLLISVWGVGSLTAAEPTQGGDSALSTAETPEPAAASSATAWLVSGVDMQPGRAVFVTEGKVEKFLHFTLADPARLVVDLYGVRPSFSERVFAAQAGFSQVRVGTYQDRTRFVFDAAASGLPNYHLARQADQIVLIWDGGRAVSTVPSPSVASRVGGRVDVTAINFAKDGGKSQLIIDLSGPAAIEPAVKQGNLVRFGVNNASISQALRRTFDSHSFPSAMLRATPYTVMNGKRQDVRFAVELKGDVSYQLLQQPNKLILVVDDGAYTAPATASNVPLPVPVSSFAPAVQLAAAPVAEVDGAQVPLQPLEKEVVYTGEKIQLVFDDADVRDIFQLIAEVSDLNIIVSDEVKGSITLRLIDVPWDQALDLILETKNLGMLKKGNVVRVLPKEQIRSMEEAKFTAARNKEKLEDLVTEVVPVSYTAIKNVEGPSKELMTERGKLTADDRNKQIIVTDIPSVITAIKKLVAILDTPERQVMIEARIVEADSTFNRNLGVNWGFGYADRIKDSFSEAIDAGANSGWLGDSNLGFGGNFIIPPAGASMAQAAGIGGGIQFAKFAADALTLDLRLSAMESQGSGKIISRPRVTTLNGEKAKISQGTMIPYQTVSNDEITTELVEAALSLEVTPVINPDNSIILDIKATNSSPGTTVATGAGAAPEIDSKEAETKVLVKDGETTVIGGIFVENNDFAENGVPILRSIPFLGNLFKSTQKNNLRSELLIFITPRIIK, encoded by the coding sequence ATGAAGGATTTCAAGATGAAGAAGAACGGACGGCGGATCCTTTGGTCCTTTCTATTGGTTCTGCTCATTTCCGTTTGGGGTGTCGGCTCCCTGACGGCGGCCGAACCCACCCAAGGAGGCGACTCGGCGTTGAGCACGGCGGAAACGCCCGAACCCGCGGCCGCTTCTTCGGCAACGGCTTGGCTGGTGAGCGGGGTCGATATGCAACCCGGGCGCGCCGTTTTCGTGACGGAAGGGAAGGTGGAGAAGTTCCTTCATTTTACCCTGGCCGATCCGGCGCGGTTGGTGGTCGATCTCTACGGTGTCCGTCCGTCCTTCAGTGAACGGGTTTTTGCCGCCCAGGCCGGTTTCAGCCAGGTTCGCGTTGGCACTTACCAGGATCGCACCCGTTTTGTCTTCGACGCCGCAGCTTCCGGCTTGCCGAATTATCATCTTGCCCGCCAGGCCGACCAGATCGTGTTGATCTGGGATGGAGGAAGGGCGGTTTCGACCGTTCCCTCTCCATCTGTTGCCTCCCGTGTCGGGGGCCGGGTGGATGTTACCGCCATTAATTTCGCCAAAGATGGCGGTAAATCCCAACTCATTATCGATCTTTCCGGGCCTGCCGCCATTGAACCGGCGGTCAAACAAGGCAACCTGGTCCGCTTCGGTGTCAATAATGCTTCCATCAGTCAGGCTCTGCGTCGGACTTTTGACTCACATTCCTTCCCCAGCGCCATGTTGCGGGCCACCCCGTACACCGTGATGAACGGCAAGCGGCAGGATGTTCGTTTTGCCGTGGAACTCAAGGGGGACGTCTCCTATCAGTTGCTGCAACAGCCCAACAAACTGATTCTGGTCGTGGATGACGGTGCTTATACCGCTCCGGCGACCGCCTCGAACGTGCCGCTGCCGGTGCCGGTTTCTTCTTTTGCGCCGGCGGTTCAACTTGCCGCTGCGCCGGTCGCTGAGGTGGACGGTGCCCAAGTGCCCCTTCAGCCCCTGGAAAAAGAGGTCGTCTATACCGGCGAAAAGATCCAGTTGGTCTTCGATGACGCCGATGTGCGCGATATTTTTCAACTGATTGCCGAAGTCAGCGATCTGAACATCATCGTTTCCGATGAGGTCAAAGGCTCGATTACCTTGCGTCTGATCGATGTTCCCTGGGACCAGGCGCTCGACCTGATTCTTGAGACGAAAAATCTCGGCATGCTGAAGAAGGGGAACGTGGTCCGGGTGCTGCCCAAAGAGCAAATCCGCTCCATGGAAGAAGCCAAGTTCACTGCCGCCCGCAACAAGGAAAAACTTGAAGACCTGGTGACGGAGGTAGTCCCCGTCAGCTATACCGCTATCAAGAACGTTGAAGGCCCCAGCAAGGAACTGATGACCGAGCGGGGTAAGCTGACGGCCGATGATCGCAACAAGCAGATTATTGTGACCGATATCCCTAGTGTTATTACTGCGATCAAGAAGCTTGTTGCTATTCTCGATACCCCCGAACGTCAGGTGATGATCGAAGCACGTATCGTCGAGGCGGATTCGACCTTTAATCGAAACTTGGGGGTTAATTGGGGCTTCGGTTACGCTGACCGTATTAAAGATTCATTTAGTGAGGCGATTGATGCTGGTGCTAACAGTGGATGGCTTGGAGATTCAAACTTAGGATTTGGTGGTAATTTTATCATTCCACCGGCTGGGGCATCAATGGCCCAAGCAGCCGGTATCGGTGGTGGTATTCAGTTCGCTAAATTTGCTGCTGATGCACTTACACTTGATTTGCGTCTTTCGGCAATGGAATCGCAGGGGTCAGGAAAAATCATTTCTCGCCCTCGGGTCACGACTTTGAATGGAGAAAAGGCGAAAATTTCCCAAGGGACCATGATTCCCTATCAGACTGTCAGCAACGACGAGATCACTACCGAACTGGTCGAAGCGGCACTCTCCCTTGAGGTGACACCGGTCATCAACCCCGATAATTCGATTATTCTCGATATCAAAGCCACCAACAGCTCTCCCGGTACCACCGTAGCCACTGGTGCCGGCGCCGCTCCTGAAATTGACTCTAAAGAAGCAGAAACCAAGGTTTTGGTCAAGGATGGAGAAACAACGGTTATCGGTGGAATTTTTGTTGAGAATAATGATTTCGCTGAAAACGGTGTGCCGATTCTGCGGTCCATCCCTTTCCTGGGCAATCTTTTCAAGTCGACCCAGAAGAACAATCTCCGAAGCGAGTTGTTGATTTTCATCACCCCTCGTATTATCAAATAA
- a CDS encoding pilus assembly protein PilP, translated as MKLGTGLVGMIALALLVAGCGQEAPPSPPKKPASKKVEAPMPKADAKPLPTEQQLEEAQPVFTYDPSMRRDPFVPLIEPKKPLANSDEPLTPLQQVELGQLRLVGVITGKGEPMAMVSAPGGKSYILRKGVKVGRNNGVVIGVDAGGVSVREKYYDFVGEVRENLQKINLPKREGAN; from the coding sequence ATGAAGCTCGGCACTGGATTGGTCGGCATGATCGCGCTGGCGCTTCTGGTGGCCGGCTGTGGGCAGGAGGCCCCACCGTCGCCTCCGAAGAAACCCGCCAGCAAGAAGGTTGAAGCGCCTATGCCCAAGGCGGATGCGAAACCGCTTCCCACTGAGCAGCAACTGGAAGAGGCGCAACCGGTCTTCACCTACGATCCTTCCATGCGGCGAGATCCCTTTGTTCCTCTAATCGAACCCAAGAAGCCGCTTGCCAACTCGGACGAGCCGTTGACGCCTTTGCAGCAGGTCGAACTGGGTCAGTTGCGTCTGGTGGGAGTGATTACGGGCAAGGGTGAACCGATGGCGATGGTTTCCGCGCCCGGGGGCAAATCTTACATTTTGCGAAAAGGCGTCAAGGTCGGTAGAAATAATGGAGTAGTGATCGGCGTGGACGCCGGGGGGGTTTCGGTGCGGGAGAAATATTACGATTTTGTCGGGGAAGTTCGAGAAAATCTTCAGAAGATTAATCTTCCTAAGCGGGAAGGAGCCAATTGA
- a CDS encoding type 4a pilus biogenesis protein PilO: MLVIAGLFVYLMYLPMREELAGLQQKDASLQSKIQEDQRIADNLPKFKAEFEKMEALLNDALTELPNEKEIPNLLTSITALAKESGLNVTLFKPGAEKPKGFYAEVPVELKMVGSYHEVALFSDAVAKLPRIVNINNLTLASPKDDSGRILLAVNCLATTFRFIEGATAVDAGKKPGKGGKK, from the coding sequence ATGCTGGTAATTGCGGGACTCTTTGTCTATCTCATGTACCTGCCCATGCGTGAGGAATTGGCCGGTCTGCAGCAAAAGGATGCCTCGCTGCAAAGCAAGATTCAGGAAGATCAGCGCATTGCCGATAATCTGCCAAAATTCAAAGCGGAATTCGAAAAGATGGAGGCCTTGCTCAACGACGCCCTGACCGAGCTTCCCAACGAAAAGGAAATCCCCAACCTGTTGACGAGTATTACCGCCTTGGCCAAGGAAAGCGGCCTAAATGTCACCCTGTTCAAGCCCGGGGCGGAAAAGCCGAAGGGATTTTACGCCGAGGTTCCGGTCGAACTGAAGATGGTCGGATCCTATCATGAAGTGGCCTTGTTTTCCGACGCGGTGGCCAAGTTGCCCCGTATCGTCAACATCAATAATCTTACCCTGGCGAGCCCCAAGGACGATAGCGGTCGTATTCTTCTGGCCGTCAATTGCCTGGCCACGACCTTCCGCTTTATCGAGGGGGCAACGGCAGTCGACGCAGGTAAGAAACCCGGGAAAGGTGGCAAGAAATGA
- a CDS encoding PilN domain-containing protein yields MIHINLLPIRASQKKDKLRGQLLVMLLALILTAGACGVVYSSLNSQVNEMKAEIARKEQRLQALKKTLGEVAEFKKKKEELVGKLDILDKLKQAKSGPVHLLDQLSQSLSEKLWITAFKESGGTINLSGLALNEEMVAQFLKNLEASPNYKNVELQVIEQATQSGVRVNKFNVVAKVEASAGKPVQR; encoded by the coding sequence ATGATTCATATCAATCTATTGCCTATTCGGGCCTCCCAGAAAAAAGACAAGTTACGCGGCCAGCTGCTGGTGATGCTGCTTGCGCTCATTCTCACCGCTGGCGCCTGCGGCGTGGTTTACTCGTCGCTCAACAGCCAGGTCAACGAGATGAAGGCGGAGATTGCCCGCAAGGAACAGCGGTTACAGGCGCTGAAGAAGACCCTGGGCGAGGTCGCCGAATTCAAGAAGAAAAAAGAAGAGTTGGTCGGCAAGCTCGATATTCTCGACAAACTCAAACAAGCCAAAAGTGGTCCGGTTCATTTGCTGGATCAGTTGAGCCAGTCTCTGAGTGAGAAGCTCTGGATCACCGCTTTCAAGGAATCCGGGGGTACTATTAACTTGAGCGGCCTGGCTCTCAACGAAGAGATGGTGGCCCAGTTCCTGAAGAACCTTGAAGCCTCCCCCAACTACAAAAATGTTGAGCTTCAGGTGATCGAGCAGGCGACCCAGTCCGGTGTCCGAGTCAACAAATTCAATGTTGTCGCCAAGGTGGAAGCCTCGGCCGGCAAGCCTGTCCAGCGATGA